Below is a window of Leifsonia sp. NPDC080035 DNA.
GCCTGGTCCGCGCGTACACGGACGCGATCGCGACGGCGCTCGCCGACGCGGAGACCGTCGAGCGGGTGACGGAGGCCACCGTCGTGGTCGAGGCGTCGTACGGCGACGCGGAGCGCGTGCGGCACTGGGCGGCGGAGCAGGGCTACGCCGAGCCGGAGGCGGGCTACAGCGAGACGGTCGTCCTCTCCCTCGTGCTCTCGTGCTCCCGGAGCCGGAGGCCGACCTCGCCGCCGCCGCCATCGCCGACCTGACCCATGGCCGGGCCGTGCTCCGGCGCTGAGCCGCGTCGCAGCGGGGACGCGACATGCCGTGTGGCGCGTGCGGATGCGGCGTGTCGAGTCCCCTCCGACGCATCGCTCGTCCGGCGGATGCACGAAGGCCCGGGCCCCAACGGGGTCCGGGCCTTCGCGACGGCGCACGCTACTTGACCTCTGCGGTCTCTTTCTTGCGGGCCGGAGCCTTCTTCGGCGCCTCGGCCGGAGCGGCCTCGACCGCCGGCTTCGGACGGGAGGCGAACTCCTCGAACACCGCACGCGGCGTCTGGACGGCCTCGAGCGACACGATGTCGCGGCCGAGCCAGAAGTTGTTCCACCAACCCCAGATCACGCGCCACTTGCGCTCCCAGCTCGGCATCGCGAGGCCGTGGTAGCCGCGATGCGCGAGCCAGCCGACGACCCCCTTGATCGCGAGCTTGCCGGACTGCAGCACGCCGATGCCGACGCCGAGGCCGGCGACCGCGCCGAGGCTCTTGTGGTAGTACTGGCGCGGCAGCTCGCCGCGCAGGTCGGCGATCAGGTTCTTCGCGAGCAGCTTGCCCTGGCGGACGGCGTGCTGCGCGTTCGGCACGCAGTAGCCGCCGACGCCGGCGCCGGTGAGGTCGGGGACGGCCGAGACATCGCCGGCGCCCCAGGCGCCCTCGATGATCTCCTCGTCGGTGCCGACGCGGAGGTCGGCGCGCACGCGGAGGCGGCCGCGCTCCTCGATCGGGAGGTCGGTGTGACGGACCACCGTCGGGTTCGCCATGACACCGGCGGTCCAGACGATCAGGTCGGTGTCGAACGACTCACCGGTGGAGAGTTCGATGTGCCCGTCGACCGCGCTGGTGAGCTGGGTCTCCAGGTGGATCTGCGCGCCGCGCTCGGCCAGGTTCTTGATGACCCAGTGGCTGGTCGGCAGCGACACCTCCGGCATGATCCGGCCCATGGCCTCGATCAGGTGGAAGTGCGTGTCGTCGAAGGACAGCTCGGGGTACTTCTTCAGCAGCGAGCTGGCGAACGAGCGCAGCTCGGCGAAGATCTCGATGCCGGCGAAGCCACCGCCGACGACCACGACCGTGAGCAGACGGTCGCGCTCCGGACCGGCGGGCAGGCTCGCCGCCTTGTCGAAGTTCGACAGCATCTTGTCGCGGATGTACACCGCCTCTTCGATGGTCTTCAGGCCGACGGCCTGGTCCGCGACGCCCGGGATCGGGAACGTGCGCGAGACGGCCCCCGCGGTCACCACGACGATGTCGTACGCGAACTCGTACGCCTCGCCGACGAGCGGCTGGATGGTCGCCACCTTGCGCGCGTGGTCGATGTACGTCACGTTCGCGGTGACGATGTTGGTGCTGTTCAGGTGACGACGGTGCGCGACGACCGCGTGACGGGGCTCGATGGAGCCTGCAGCCACCTCAGGAAGGAAGGGCTGGTAGGTCATGTACGGCAGCGGGTCCACCATGGTGACCTCTGCCTCGCCCTTGCGGAGCTGCTTCTCGAGCTTCCACGCGGTATAGAAACCGGCGTATCCGCCTCCGACGATCAGGATTTTGGGCACAGTAATGCGTCTCCTCAACACGAAAGTATGGGGGTTAATCTACCCCCTGCTCCCCGTTCGCCTGAAATGCAGCCACGCACCCACGCCGCCGAGGGCGACGAGGGCCACGAAACCGGAGAACAGAGCCAGCGGGAGCCAGAGGGTCGTGAGGACGCTCCATTGCGGCCAGAAGAACATTCCCCATCGTACATCCCGTTCGGGGCTCAGCTTTCGCGGGGCGGGCGCCGCCTGCGATGCTCCGCCTCCCGGAGCGGGGGCCTGGGTGGCCTCCGCGCGGCGGTGGATATGGATCCACTGGCTCAGATCGCCCATCGGATTGGACGTGGTGTGCGGAACGTCTGCAGTGACCGCGGCCGCCGCATCCAGTAGTCCATAGCCGTATATCGGGCTCGGGACCGTGCCGGCCACCGGCCGGGCCGTGCGGATGATGCGGTTGATGACGTCCGGGGCGGTGAGCTCGGGGTGCGCGGCCCGTACCAGCGCGACCGCGCCCGAGACGAGTGGTGCGGCGCCGCTCGTCCCCGCCCACTGCACGTAGCCCCCGCCGGGACTTGCTCCGACCAGTTGCTCGCTGGGGGCGGAGACGCCGATCGTGATTCCCTGCGACGACGCGTCGAAGCTCGCCTTGCCGGCGCGATCCACCCCCGCCACGGTGAGGACGCCCGGGATGGTCGCCGGAGCGCCGACCTCGCTGGTCCCGCTGCCGCGGTTGCCCGCCGCGGCGACCACGACGACGTCGTGCGAGAACGCGTACTGGAAGGCCTCATCCCAGCTGGTCGGCCAGTCCAGCGTGTTGCGGGTGAGCGACATGTTGATGACGGTCGCGCCCTGGTCGACGGCCCAGTGGATCGCGTCGGCGATCTGGTCGTCGCTGCCGATGGGGCCCATCGCCTTGCCCAGCGCGACCGACGCCGTGAGGATGCTCGCCTCCGGCGCCGCGCCCAGCACGCCGTTGTTCGCGCCCGTGCCCCGACCTGCGAGGAGGGAGGCGACCCAGGTGCCGTGGTCCGCGTCGTCGCCGTCGCCGAGCGGCTTCTGCCCGTTCGCGGCGCCGACGCCCGAGACGTCCGTGCCGCCGACGACGGCTCCCTTGAGGTCAGCCACGCTGCCGTCGACGCCGGTGTCGATCACCGCGACCTTCACGCCGGCGCCCTTGGTCGTGCTCCACGCCTTGGCGAAGCCGTAGTCGTTCAGCCAGTACTCCAGGTCGCGCACCTGGTCTGCGTGCGCGACGGTGACCGGCGCCAGCGCGAGCGCCAGCGCCGTTCCGAATGCGGCGATCCCCCTGCGGACCCGGCTCAGCCGGCGTCGACCTTGCACTCGCACACCTCGGGCGACCAGCCGCCGCGCGCGAGCGCGAGGTCGCCGATCGGGTTCACGCCGGGCCCCGCGGCGAGGGCGTGCGCCGCCAGGGCGTGCAGGCACTTCACCCGGGTGGGCATCCCGCCCGCGGAGACACCGGACAGCTCCTCCACCACCGCGATGGACTCGCGGTCGGCCAGGTACTGCTCGTGGGCGGCGCGGTAGGCGTCGCGCACATCCTCGTCGGCGGCGAGCAGGTCGTTGTACTCCCCCATCACCTGCGTCGCCTCCAGCTGCGACATGGCCGCGGTGGCGGCGGGATGGGTGAGGTAGTAGAACGTCGGGAACGGCGTGCCGTCGTCCAGGCGCGGTGCCGTGGACACGACGGTGGGGCGCCCGCACACGCAGCGCGCGGCGATGCCGACGACATTCCGCGCCGGCCGGCCGAGCTGCTCGCTGACGACCGCGATGTCCTCGTCGGTCACGGGGTCGAAGGGTGGTCTGGTCATCGCTTGCCGCCTGGGGTGGAGGTGGGGGTCGGGGTGGGCGCCGGCGTGCCGCTCAGCTGCTGCGGCGTCGCGTCGGTGAGCCCTGCGCCCATGAACGAGCCGAAGAGCGTGTGGGCCCAGTCGGTCTTGGTCTTCTGCAGCTTGGAGCTGACCGGGGCGTCCGCGTCCTTCGCCGCCGGGGGACGGTCGTCGATCACGAGGTAGCTCACCTCGCCCGGCATCACGTAGTAGAGCCTGTCACGCGCCTGTGCCCGGATGTAGGACGGGTCGTTCCAGCGGGCGCGCTGTTCCTTGAGCGCATCCACCTGGGCGGCGAGCTGGTCGACCGCCTTCTGCTGGTCCGCGATCTGCTGCTGCTGGGCGAAGAACGACTGCGCGGTGGGCGCGAGGATGACGACGGCGAGCACCAGCACGCCCATCATCACGAGCGAGAACGCCGAGAAGTGGATGCCGCGGAGCCAGCGGCCCGTGCCGGACGGTTCCGAGAACGCGGCGGGGACACGCCGCGTCTGCTGCTTCGGCATGGGCCCCTCCCGGCAGTTCGACGGACACGCGGGACCGGTGGGCCCCTCCTCAATCGTAGGCGATGCCCACCGGACGCCTGCCGCCGGGACGGGGTGTCGAGGATGCGCTCAGCCGAGTGCCAGGATGAACGCCAGCCGCACGATCCCGATCAGGGCCAGCGCCGCTCCCCCGATCACGAAGACGGCTCCGACGGCGCGCGCATCCTTCGGCCGGAAGGCGCGGCGCGCATCCCGGTCGGCGAACAGAGCCGCGGCGCGCTCGGGCCGCCGCAGGAGGTACAGCCCGAACACCGCGAACAGCACCGCCAGCGCCAGGAAGAGCACGAGCGGCAGCAGCTCCGGGGGCGGCGCGCCGGTCTCTCGCATCCCCCCATCCTGGCGCACGGGAGACGGCGAGGGGCGAGGCGTCGCGGTCACGACTGGCGTGTCGACCGCAACGCCTCGCCCCTCGTCATACGAGAGCGCTGGGCTCAGCCCTGGAAGCGCGGGAACGCGGTGCGGCCGGCGTAGACCGCGGCGTCGCCCAGTTCCTCCTCGATGCGGAGCACCTGGTTGTACTTCGCGACGCGCTCGGAGCGGGCCGGGGCGCCGGTCTTGATCTGGCCGGCGTTGGTGGCGACGGCGAGGTCGGCGATGGTGGTGTCCTCGGTCTCGCCGGAGCGGTGCGAGAGCACGGCGGTCATGCCGCTGCGCTGGGCGAGGGAGACGGCGTCCAGCGTCTCGGTCAGGGTGCCGATCTGGTTCACCTTGACGAGGATGCTGTTGGCGGCCTTCGCCTGGATGCCCTGGGCGAGACGCTTCGGGTTGGTGACGAACAGGTCGTCGCCGACGAGCTGCAGCTTGGAGCCGAGCTCGGCGGTCAGGTGCGCCCAGCCCTCCCAGTCGTCCTCGGCCAGCGGGTCCTCGATGGAGACGAGCGGGTAGTTCGCCGCGAGCTCCTGGTAGTAGGCGCTCATCTCGGCGGCGCTGCGGTCCTGGCCCTCGAAGCGGTAGACGCCGTTCTCGAAGAACTCGGTGGAGGCGACGTCGAGGCCGAGCGCGATCTGCGAGCCGACGGTGAAGCCGGCCTTCTCGATGGCCTCGGAGATGAGGTCCAGAGCGGCGCGGTTGTGCTCGAGCTCGGGGGCGAAGCCGCCCTCGTCGCCGAGGCCGGTGTTCAGGCCCTTCGACTTCAGCAGCGACTTGAGCGAGTGGTAGGTCTCGACACCCCAGCGCAGGCCCTCGGAGAAGGTCTCCGCACCGATCGGCAGGACCATGAACTCCTGGATGTCCACGCCGGTGTCGGCGTGCGCGCCGCCGTTGATGATGTTCATCATCGGCACCGGGAGCACGTGTGCGTTCGGGCCGCCGACGTAGCGGAACAGCGGCAGGTCGGCGGAGTCGGCCGCCGCGCGGGCGACAGCGAGGGAGACGCCGAGGATGGCGTTGGCGCCGAGGCGCTTCTTGTTGTCGGTGCCGTCGAGCTCGATCATCGCCTCGTCGACAAGGCGCTGGTCGCTGGCCTCGAAGCCCTCGATGGCCGGGCCGATCTCGTCGAGGACCGCGTCGACGGCCTTCTCGACGCCCTTGCCCAGGTAACGGTCCTTGTCGCCGTCGCGAAGCTCGTAGGCCTCGAAGGCGCCGGTGGACGCGCCGGACGGGACGGCGGCACGGCTGACGGTGCCGTCCTCCAGAAGCACCTCGACCTCGACGGTCGGGTTGCCGCGCGAGTCAAGGATCTCGCGAGCGCCTACAGCTTCGATCTGAGCCACAACAGTCTCCTCAGTGGTTTCGTGGGTTTCACCGGCAAGTCTAGTGAAGCCGGGTGAACGGGCCGTATCCGGCGGCGGGATGCTTGCGAAGACTGGCGAGGACCCGGCGGGGGCTAGTGGATGGAGGCGTCGGCCGGGCCGCGCGTCCACGACACGAAGCACACGGTGAGGCCCGCGCGGCTCGGCGCGCACACCATCGGGCCGGCCTCCGCGGCCGCCGCGGGGTCGAGGTGGGCGATGCGGACGAGCCGGAACGGCTCCTCCCCCGCCCTCGCACGCACCACGATCGCGTCGCCGTCGCGGCTGATCCGCACCGTCAGGGACTGTCCGGCCCAGTCGGGCACGGGGGCGACGGACCAGTCCGAGAAGCGGTGCGTCACCACCGCGCCGAGCTGCAGCGCGCCGTCGGCGAACTCCACGCCCGCCTTGGTCCAGTTCTCCTCGTCCACGCGGACGAACATCCCGGCCTGGTCGAACTCGGCCGAGAAGTCGCCGGTGAACACGACCTCCATCGCGGTGCCGGGCTCGAGAGGTGCCAGCAGCGCGTGCTCGGTGTCGTGCACGAAGCCGTAGGCGGTCGTGCGCCAGGCGTCACTGCCCTCGACGGCGGTGACGAGCAGCGCGTCGCCGTCCTGCCGCGCCTCGGCCGGAGCCGTGGTCCAGCGGCCGTCGGACCACGGGATGCGCGCGGCCGTCACGACAGCGCCTTGATCTCGAGGGCGGCCGCGTCGGCGGTGTCCGCGTTCACGAACGCGAAGGAGTGGTAACCCGCGGCGGCCGCGCGGTCGAGCACGGCCTTCAGGTTCTTGGCGCGGCGGTCCAACCGCACGCGGCGGCCGGAGGCGACGAGCTCGGACTTGATCGCCATCAGCCGGTCGAGCGGCACGGCGGGATCGTGGACGAGCACGACGGAGTCCGCCGCGGCGTCGTCCGGGACCTCGATCAGGTCGACGACCCGCTCGAAGCCGATGGAGAAGCCCGCCGCCGGGACGTCGGTGCCGAGGAAGCGGCCGATCATCCCGTCGTAGCGCCCGCCGCCGCCGACCGAGCTGCCGGAGCCGGGGTGCGCGATCTCGAAGATCGTGCCGGTGTAGTAGCCCATCCCGCGCACGAGCGTCGGGTCGAAGCGCAGCCGGACGCCCTCCGGGAGGGTGTCGAGCGCGTGTGCGAGCGCCTCCAGGGCCGCGATCGCGTCGCCGTCCATCCCCTCGGGCAGGATGCCGGAGATCGCCTCGACGGTCAGCTCGACGCCGCCGTCGGCGAGGTGCGGCTCCAGGCCCGCGAGCACGCCGCCGAGCACGGCCGCGGAGTCAGCCCCGCCCTCGCTCAGCTCGGCGACGACCCCCTCGGCGCCGATCTTGTCGAGCTTGTCGACGGAGATCAGCACCTGCGGCCAGCGGTCCTCCGCGAAGCCGCAGTACTCGAGCAGTCCGTTCAGGATGCGGCGGTCGTTGATGCGGATGGTGCAGTCCTTGAGACCCAGCGCCTCCAGCGTCGCGGCGGTGGCGGTGATCAGCTCCACCTCTGCCAGCTGCGAGCCGTCGCCGATGATGTCGATGTCGCACTGGACGAACTGGCGGTACCGGCCCTTCTGCGGACGCTCGGCACGCCAGACCGGGGCGATCTGGATGGACCGGAACACCGGCGGAAGCTCCGCGCGGTGGGTGGCGTAGAAGCGGGCCAGCGGGACGGTCAGGTCGAAGCGCAGCCCGAGGTCGCACAGCGCCAGGGTGTCCCCCGACTCGATGGCCGCGCGCAAGTCGTCGCCGCTGAGGCCGCGCTTGAGCACACTGAAGGCGAGCTTCTCGTTGTCGCCGCCGAGGCCCGAGTGCAGGCGGGCGACGTCCTCGACCACCGGGGTCTCGATCTCGTCGAACCCGTGCGCCGCGAAGCTGCGCCGGATGACACCGAGCGCATGCTCCCGCCTGGCCTTGTCGGCGGGGAGGAAGTCGCGCATGCCGCGGGGCGGTGTGATCGGAGAAGCCATGCCCACGATTCTTCCATGTCAGCGGCGCCCGGCACCGCCCCGCCAGGACCCTCCCGGGGGATCGCGGTGGCTCGCCCGCCGGACGTAGACTTCCCGTGTTGCCACCCTCAGGCCGTGTCACCCTGCCGGCTCGGTGGTGTCCCACCAGGACCTGGCATGAGCGCATCCGTCCGACCACGTCGTTTGCTCGCTGCCAGACACACGACAACGCGTCCGCCAGGACCCGGGAGATCGGACCCGAACGGCGGACGCGCTGCCATGTTCAGGAGACACATGTCGGCTGCCGGCCGCATGAAGCACATTTGCGCCAAATGTCGGGTGTCGGCACCGCAGAAGGCAGATTTGCGCCAAATGTCGGCGGGGCAGCGCGCTCAGGAGCCGGGTGTGTGGTGCCGGCCGAGCGGGACGACGAGCGGCGTGCCGGTGACCGGGTCGTCGGCGATCACGGACTCGACGCCGAACACGTCGCGCACCAGTCCCGCCGTCACGACCGTCGACGGGTCGCCCGCGGCCACGATCTCCCCGCCGCGCATCGCGACCAGGTGGTCGGCGTAGCGGGCGGCGAGGTTCAGGTCGTGCAGCACCATGACCACCGTGGTGCCGCGCGCGGCGTTCAGGTCGAGGAGCAGGTCGAGCACGTCGATCTGATGGCTGATGTCGAGGAACGTCGTCGGCTCGTCCAGAAGCAGGATGTCGGTCTGCTGCGCTAGCGCCATCGCGATCCACACGCGCTGCCGCTGGCCGCCGGAGAGTTCGTCGATGGCGCGCTCCGCGAGCTCCGTGATGCCGGTGGCGGTCATCGCCTCGGCGACGGCCGCGTCGTCGTCCGCGGTCCAGCGCCGGAACCAGCCCTGGTGCGGATACCGGCCGCGCGAGACGAGGTCGGCGACGGTGATCCCGTCGGGCGCGGTGGGCGTCTGCGGGAGCAGCCCCAGGCGGGTGGCGACCTGCTTGGTCGGAAGCGTGTGGATGTCCGTCCCGTCCAGCAGGACCGTGCCGGACGCGGGGGCGAGCAGCCGGGACAGCCCGCGCAGCAGCGTCGACTTGCCGCAGGCGTTCGGCCCGACGATCGCGGTGACCCGGCCGGGCGGCAGGTCGAGATCCAGGCCGTCGACGACGACCCTGCCCTCATAGGCGAGGGTCAGGTCGCGGGCGGCGAGCTCGTGCGCAACAGTCATGTCAGCCTCCCCGGCCGATTCGGTTGGTCCTGGTGAGTAGCCACAGCAGGTAGGGCGCCCCGACGATGCCGGTGACGACACCGACGGGCAGCACGACGTCCGGGATGGCGAACTGCGCGACGATGTCCGAGGCCACCAGCACGAGCGCGCCGACGAGCGCCGACGACACCAGCGCGAGCGAGCCGCGCCCGACGAGCCGCCGCGCGATCGGCGCGGACAGGAACGCCACGAACGAGATCGGCCCGCCGACGGACACGGCCACCGCGGCCAGCGCCACCGCCACCCCGACGACGAGGATGCGCGTGCGCTCCGGCCGCACGCCGATCCCTGCGGCGACGTCGTCGCCGAGGCCGAGCGCGCCGAGCGAGCGGCCGAGCCCGAGTGCGCACGGGACGAGGACGACGGCGGCGACCCCGAGGACCAGGAGGGCGACGGGATCCACGCTGTTCAGGCTCCCGGTGATCCAGACGAGCGCCTGCTGCACGTCGGTGAGGTCGGCGGTGGTGAGCACGTACGAGACGAACCCGGAGCAGACGGCCGCGAAGCCGATGCCGACGAGGACGAAGCGGTACCCGCTCACACCGTTCCGCCACGCGAGCAGGTAGATGAGCACGGCCGCGATCAGTGTGCCGGCGAGCACGACCCCGGAGAGCGCCAGGCCGGTCAGGCCGAACCAGACCAGCGCGACCGAGCCCGCCGCGCTCGCGCTGGCGGTGATGCCGATGATGTCCGGGCTCGCCAGCGGGTTGCGCGCGACCGACTGGATGAGCGCACCGGAGAGCCCGAGGCACGCCCCGACCAGGGCGGCGGCCACGAGCCGGGGCAGCCGGAGCTCCAGGATCACGAACGAGGTGAGGCGGTCGGCGCGCCCGATCAGCGCGGCCAGGACGTCCTGCGGCGCCACACCCGCCGCGCCGAGGGTCAGCGAGAACCCGGAGAGCAGCACAACGAGCAGCCCGAGCACGACGGCGACCCGCACCGCCCGGGATGCGCGCCGCCGGCGGTCGTCGGCGACCGCGCGGCTCGCGCGCTCCCGCACGGCGCCGGCACCGTCCGGCGCGGCCGCGGTCACAGGCTCACCAGCTTCCGCCTGCGCACGAGCGCGATGAAGATCGGCGCCCCAACGAACGCCATGACGACGCCCACCTGCAGCTCGCCGGGAGGCGCGATCACCCGGCCGATCACGTCGCACACCAGCAGCAGCGTGGGGGCGAAGACGGCCGAGAACGCGAGGATGCGCCGGTAGTCGGCGCCGACCACCCAGCGCGCCGCGTGCGGGACGACCAGGCCGACGAAGGCGATCGGCCCGACTGCGGCGGTGGCGGAGCCGCAGAGCAGCACGATCGCCACCGCGCAGAGGGCACGCGCGCGGCCGACGCGCTGACCGAGCCCGCGGGCGACATCGTCGCCGAGGGCGAGGCCGTTCAGGATGCGCCCCAGCGCGAGCGCGAGGACAGCACCGACCGCGAGCGTCGGCAGCACCTGCCACAGCACGCCGAAGCCGCGGCCG
It encodes the following:
- a CDS encoding ABC transporter ATP-binding protein; amino-acid sequence: MTVAHELAARDLTLAYEGRVVVDGLDLDLPPGRVTAIVGPNACGKSTLLRGLSRLLAPASGTVLLDGTDIHTLPTKQVATRLGLLPQTPTAPDGITVADLVSRGRYPHQGWFRRWTADDDAAVAEAMTATGITELAERAIDELSGGQRQRVWIAMALAQQTDILLLDEPTTFLDISHQIDVLDLLLDLNAARGTTVVMVLHDLNLAARYADHLVAMRGGEIVAAGDPSTVVTAGLVRDVFGVESVIADDPVTGTPLVVPLGRHHTPGS
- the eno gene encoding phosphopyruvate hydratase, with product MAQIEAVGAREILDSRGNPTVEVEVLLEDGTVSRAAVPSGASTGAFEAYELRDGDKDRYLGKGVEKAVDAVLDEIGPAIEGFEASDQRLVDEAMIELDGTDNKKRLGANAILGVSLAVARAAADSADLPLFRYVGGPNAHVLPVPMMNIINGGAHADTGVDIQEFMVLPIGAETFSEGLRWGVETYHSLKSLLKSKGLNTGLGDEGGFAPELEHNRAALDLISEAIEKAGFTVGSQIALGLDVASTEFFENGVYRFEGQDRSAAEMSAYYQELAANYPLVSIEDPLAEDDWEGWAHLTAELGSKLQLVGDDLFVTNPKRLAQGIQAKAANSILVKVNQIGTLTETLDAVSLAQRSGMTAVLSHRSGETEDTTIADLAVATNAGQIKTGAPARSERVAKYNQVLRIEEELGDAAVYAGRTAFPRFQG
- a CDS encoding S8 family serine peptidase; the encoded protein is MQGRRRLSRVRRGIAAFGTALALALAPVTVAHADQVRDLEYWLNDYGFAKAWSTTKGAGVKVAVIDTGVDGSVADLKGAVVGGTDVSGVGAANGQKPLGDGDDADHGTWVASLLAGRGTGANNGVLGAAPEASILTASVALGKAMGPIGSDDQIADAIHWAVDQGATVINMSLTRNTLDWPTSWDEAFQYAFSHDVVVVAAAGNRGSGTSEVGAPATIPGVLTVAGVDRAGKASFDASSQGITIGVSAPSEQLVGASPGGGYVQWAGTSGAAPLVSGAVALVRAAHPELTAPDVINRIIRTARPVAGTVPSPIYGYGLLDAAAAVTADVPHTTSNPMGDLSQWIHIHRRAEATQAPAPGGGASQAAPAPRKLSPERDVRWGMFFWPQWSVLTTLWLPLALFSGFVALVALGGVGAWLHFRRTGSRG
- a CDS encoding DUF1349 domain-containing protein; translation: MTAARIPWSDGRWTTAPAEARQDGDALLVTAVEGSDAWRTTAYGFVHDTEHALLAPLEPGTAMEVVFTGDFSAEFDQAGMFVRVDEENWTKAGVEFADGALQLGAVVTHRFSDWSVAPVPDWAGQSLTVRISRDGDAIVVRARAGEEPFRLVRIAHLDPAAAAEAGPMVCAPSRAGLTVCFVSWTRGPADASIH
- a CDS encoding DUF501 domain-containing protein encodes the protein MTRPPFDPVTDEDIAVVSEQLGRPARNVVGIAARCVCGRPTVVSTAPRLDDGTPFPTFYYLTHPAATAAMSQLEATQVMGEYNDLLAADEDVRDAYRAAHEQYLADRESIAVVEELSGVSAGGMPTRVKCLHALAAHALAAGPGVNPIGDLALARGGWSPEVCECKVDAG
- a CDS encoding iron chelate uptake ABC transporter family permease subunit; this translates as MTAAAPDGAGAVRERASRAVADDRRRRASRAVRVAVVLGLLVVLLSGFSLTLGAAGVAPQDVLAALIGRADRLTSFVILELRLPRLVAAALVGACLGLSGALIQSVARNPLASPDIIGITASASAAGSVALVWFGLTGLALSGVVLAGTLIAAVLIYLLAWRNGVSGYRFVLVGIGFAAVCSGFVSYVLTTADLTDVQQALVWITGSLNSVDPVALLVLGVAAVVLVPCALGLGRSLGALGLGDDVAAGIGVRPERTRILVVGVAVALAAVAVSVGGPISFVAFLSAPIARRLVGRGSLALVSSALVGALVLVASDIVAQFAIPDVVLPVGVVTGIVGAPYLLWLLTRTNRIGRGG
- the hisS gene encoding histidine--tRNA ligase encodes the protein MASPITPPRGMRDFLPADKARREHALGVIRRSFAAHGFDEIETPVVEDVARLHSGLGGDNEKLAFSVLKRGLSGDDLRAAIESGDTLALCDLGLRFDLTVPLARFYATHRAELPPVFRSIQIAPVWRAERPQKGRYRQFVQCDIDIIGDGSQLAEVELITATAATLEALGLKDCTIRINDRRILNGLLEYCGFAEDRWPQVLISVDKLDKIGAEGVVAELSEGGADSAAVLGGVLAGLEPHLADGGVELTVEAISGILPEGMDGDAIAALEALAHALDTLPEGVRLRFDPTLVRGMGYYTGTIFEIAHPGSGSSVGGGGRYDGMIGRFLGTDVPAAGFSIGFERVVDLIEVPDDAAADSVVLVHDPAVPLDRLMAIKSELVASGRRVRLDRRAKNLKAVLDRAAAAGYHSFAFVNADTADAAALEIKALS
- a CDS encoding septum formation initiator family protein, whose translation is MPKQQTRRVPAAFSEPSGTGRWLRGIHFSAFSLVMMGVLVLAVVILAPTAQSFFAQQQQIADQQKAVDQLAAQVDALKEQRARWNDPSYIRAQARDRLYYVMPGEVSYLVIDDRPPAAKDADAPVSSKLQKTKTDWAHTLFGSFMGAGLTDATPQQLSGTPAPTPTPTSTPGGKR
- a CDS encoding FAD-dependent oxidoreductase, coding for MPKILIVGGGYAGFYTAWKLEKQLRKGEAEVTMVDPLPYMTYQPFLPEVAAGSIEPRHAVVAHRRHLNSTNIVTANVTYIDHARKVATIQPLVGEAYEFAYDIVVVTAGAVSRTFPIPGVADQAVGLKTIEEAVYIRDKMLSNFDKAASLPAGPERDRLLTVVVVGGGFAGIEIFAELRSFASSLLKKYPELSFDDTHFHLIEAMGRIMPEVSLPTSHWVIKNLAERGAQIHLETQLTSAVDGHIELSTGESFDTDLIVWTAGVMANPTVVRHTDLPIEERGRLRVRADLRVGTDEEIIEGAWGAGDVSAVPDLTGAGVGGYCVPNAQHAVRQGKLLAKNLIADLRGELPRQYYHKSLGAVAGLGVGIGVLQSGKLAIKGVVGWLAHRGYHGLAMPSWERKWRVIWGWWNNFWLGRDIVSLEAVQTPRAVFEEFASRPKPAVEAAPAEAPKKAPARKKETAEVK